One genomic region from Kamptonema formosum PCC 6407 encodes:
- a CDS encoding ABC transporter substrate-binding protein gives MLKLLRYISMSLITACLLFACHAWAPTEVKRPPLKVEFTSFVGEHSGIIAQEKGFFKAQGVDVELIYKRYIQLEIANFSAGKYDGMVLTLGSFINLSATNPDIQAVVVINESTGADVVVVQSQIKTVADLKGKKLGANLGGFSEIFVTEMLRTANLTSDDVNLVKLEASDIPQHLENNTIQAGHTWEPHLSEAIKSGGNILFTSKQTPGLILDMIVFRGETIRDRPEDVGAFVRGWLEGSAYWKANVQEGNAIISKALEIPLNTISLEGVNLTNLGENQKFFLSSNPNSIYKTAKIYADFFIRAGNVTRIPELKSLFNSSFLNPPS, from the coding sequence GTAAAACGCCCTCCTTTGAAAGTGGAATTTACATCTTTTGTTGGGGAGCATTCAGGCATCATTGCTCAAGAAAAAGGATTCTTCAAAGCCCAAGGGGTAGATGTAGAATTAATTTATAAACGATACATCCAATTGGAAATAGCAAATTTCAGTGCGGGTAAATATGATGGCATGGTATTGACCTTGGGAAGTTTTATCAACTTGAGTGCCACAAATCCAGATATACAAGCTGTGGTGGTTATAAATGAATCAACAGGCGCAGATGTGGTAGTCGTCCAATCGCAAATTAAAACCGTCGCTGACTTAAAAGGTAAAAAATTGGGTGCAAATCTAGGCGGTTTTAGCGAAATTTTCGTGACAGAAATGTTGAGAACTGCTAACTTAACCAGCGATGATGTGAACTTGGTTAAATTAGAGGCTTCAGACATTCCTCAACATCTGGAAAATAATACTATTCAAGCCGGACACACTTGGGAACCTCATCTTTCTGAAGCGATTAAATCAGGGGGAAATATCCTATTTACCAGCAAACAAACTCCCGGTTTGATTTTAGATATGATTGTCTTTCGTGGTGAGACAATCCGCGATCGCCCCGAAGATGTTGGGGCATTTGTACGAGGATGGCTAGAAGGCTCTGCCTACTGGAAAGCAAATGTTCAGGAAGGAAATGCTATCATTAGCAAGGCATTAGAAATTCCTCTTAATACAATCTCTCTGGAGGGAGTAAACCTAACTAATTTAGGTGAAAATCAAAAATTCTTTCTATCTAGCAACCCTAACTCCATTTACAAAACTGCCAAAATCTATGCAGACTTTTTTATTCGCGCTGGAAACGTGACGCGCATTCCTGAGCTAAAAAGTTTATTTAATTCTTCTTTCTTAAACCCTCCCTCCTAG
- a CDS encoding hybrid sensor histidine kinase/response regulator, whose amino-acid sequence MQHSLLGSIRTKLIACFLIVALIPLLLLAFLDKQTTEKALTDNAKQALSAAANETANRIDAFIDANLDAVRVEAILPGLARYLSLNPKQRNNSPEMQLATETLIRLSRKDMINILSYSLLDLNGKNVLDTHTSDIGKDESGQDYFKKPVQTGLSFVSSMKRSPTIPDLVTLFFSSPVRNAKGDILGVLRVSYNATVVQQLVTRQTERAGAKSFAILLDENNIYLAHSTRPKMIFKSIVPLPADIVTQLQREGRLSNSPVKELATNESKLKQALDHKQSYLITSLAATGDRVNLIAIARLQYKPWSVLFAQPIAVALAPVEKQIRDAMFLFTFIAGVVTIIAFAIGQLLTKPIIYLTNIVLQFTAGNLDIRIKINSKDEIGQLAKSFNNMALQLQTSFETLEQRVQERTAELVIAKEKVEDANQAKSLFIANMSHELRSPLNAILGFSQLMVRATNLPPEQHENAGIIYRSGDYLLTLINNVLDLSKIEAGKTILNPKDFDLHLLLDDLEDMLHLSATNAGLKLVFKRHENVPRYICTDQVKLRQVLINLLSNAIKFTSEGQITLSVFQGDRETTDIFNLHFRVQDTGVGIAAAELPKLFDTFSQAQAGKEMQEGTGLGLAISRKFVQLMGGDISVESKLGKGTTFQFNIQAKLGQETNPKISEEHPRVLGLVPNQPTYKILIVDDKHINRKLLIKLLSPLRFEIEEASNGKEAIAIWDEWEPHLIWMDMRMPVMDGYEATKYIKSTTKGNATAVIALTASVLEEEKAIVLSAGCDDFVRKPFAEYTIFDTLAKHLGVKYIYAETNLPTIDERSGTILTSLQLTCMPREWISQLYEAALEANTNLVLQLVGEIPQTETRLIQSLTKLVRRFEFEQLVDLVEPLITNEC is encoded by the coding sequence ATGCAGCATTCCCTTTTGGGCAGCATCCGTACAAAGTTGATCGCCTGCTTTCTGATTGTTGCTTTGATTCCTTTGCTATTATTGGCATTTCTTGACAAACAGACAACTGAAAAAGCCCTAACTGACAACGCAAAACAAGCCCTATCTGCGGCGGCTAACGAAACTGCTAACAGAATAGATGCCTTTATTGATGCAAATCTCGATGCCGTGCGCGTAGAGGCGATTTTACCAGGTTTGGCACGTTACCTCAGCCTAAATCCAAAACAGCGAAATAACAGCCCCGAAATGCAATTGGCGACAGAAACATTAATCCGTCTCAGTCGCAAAGATATGATCAATATTCTCTCATACTCTTTGCTCGATTTAAACGGGAAAAATGTATTGGATACCCATACATCAGATATTGGCAAAGATGAATCTGGTCAAGATTACTTTAAAAAACCAGTGCAAACGGGGTTATCTTTTGTTTCTAGCATGAAGCGATCGCCGACAATTCCTGACCTTGTCACCCTCTTTTTTAGCAGTCCAGTTCGCAATGCCAAGGGAGATATATTGGGTGTATTGCGTGTTTCATACAATGCTACTGTTGTCCAGCAGTTAGTAACTCGACAAACTGAACGGGCTGGGGCAAAATCTTTTGCTATTCTTTTAGATGAAAATAATATTTATCTGGCACATAGCACTAGACCAAAAATGATTTTTAAATCAATTGTACCTTTGCCTGCCGATATTGTAACTCAACTGCAACGGGAAGGGCGTTTATCTAATTCTCCCGTCAAAGAATTAGCAACTAATGAGTCAAAGCTTAAGCAAGCATTGGATCATAAACAGTCGTATTTAATTACATCTTTGGCAGCAACAGGCGATCGGGTTAATCTGATTGCGATCGCTCGTTTGCAATATAAACCTTGGTCTGTGTTGTTCGCCCAGCCGATTGCTGTTGCCCTAGCACCTGTAGAAAAGCAAATTCGTGACGCAATGTTTCTATTTACATTTATCGCTGGAGTAGTGACCATCATCGCTTTTGCGATTGGGCAACTGCTAACAAAGCCAATAATTTACCTTACCAATATAGTTTTACAATTTACCGCAGGTAACTTAGATATCCGCATCAAAATTAACTCAAAAGACGAAATAGGTCAACTGGCAAAATCGTTTAATAACATGGCACTTCAGTTACAAACATCTTTTGAAACTTTGGAACAACGGGTACAGGAAAGAACAGCAGAGTTAGTGATTGCTAAAGAAAAAGTAGAGGATGCAAATCAAGCTAAAAGCTTATTTATTGCCAACATGAGCCATGAATTGCGATCGCCTCTCAATGCTATTCTCGGTTTTTCTCAATTGATGGTACGCGCCACAAACTTGCCGCCGGAACAACACGAAAATGCGGGCATCATCTATCGCAGTGGCGATTATCTATTGACACTGATTAATAATGTTCTGGATCTATCGAAAATTGAAGCAGGTAAAACTATCCTCAATCCTAAAGACTTTGACTTACATCTCTTGCTAGATGATTTAGAAGATATGCTGCATCTAAGTGCAACTAATGCTGGCTTAAAGTTGGTCTTCAAACGGCATGAAAATGTCCCCCGTTATATCTGCACCGATCAAGTTAAATTGCGTCAGGTTTTAATTAATTTACTTAGCAATGCTATCAAATTTACCTCCGAGGGTCAAATTACTCTCTCTGTTTTTCAGGGAGATCGCGAAACAACAGATATTTTTAATCTTCATTTTCGGGTACAGGATACTGGGGTAGGGATTGCCGCCGCAGAATTGCCAAAGCTTTTTGATACCTTTTCCCAAGCGCAAGCCGGAAAAGAGATGCAAGAAGGAACAGGTTTAGGTTTAGCTATCAGTCGGAAATTTGTGCAACTGATGGGCGGAGATATTTCCGTAGAAAGTAAATTAGGAAAAGGCACAACTTTCCAATTCAATATTCAGGCAAAATTGGGTCAAGAAACAAATCCCAAGATTTCAGAAGAACATCCAAGAGTGCTGGGGCTTGTTCCCAATCAACCTACATATAAAATTCTCATAGTAGATGATAAACATATTAATCGCAAATTACTAATTAAATTGCTCAGTCCTTTGAGATTTGAGATCGAAGAAGCTAGTAATGGAAAAGAAGCGATCGCGATTTGGGATGAGTGGGAACCCCACCTAATTTGGATGGATATGAGAATGCCTGTGATGGATGGCTACGAAGCTACAAAATATATTAAATCCACCACCAAAGGCAATGCTACAGCGGTGATTGCTTTAACGGCAAGTGTTTTAGAGGAAGAAAAAGCGATCGTGCTTTCGGCTGGGTGTGATGACTTCGTTCGTAAACCTTTTGCTGAATACACCATTTTTGACACACTAGCTAAACATCTTGGTGTAAAATATATCTATGCAGAAACAAATTTGCCGACAATAGATGAGCGATCGGGAACCATCTTAACGTCGCTACAGCTAACCTGTATGCCGAGAGAATGGATTAGTCAACTATACGAAGCAGCACTTGAGGCTAATACAAACCTCGTCTTACAACTGGTAGGAGAAATTCCACAGACAGAAACTCGTTTGATACAATCACTGACAAAACTGGTGCGTAGATTTGAATTTGAACAGTTGGTTGACTTAGTAGAACCCCTAATAACTAATGAATGCTAA
- a CDS encoding GGDEF domain-containing response regulator: MNANSETESKGNILLVDDIPDNLQLLSDLLLKLGYTVRSVTSGRMALKTVQVKRPDVILLDIKMPEMDGYQVCKALKKDESLRTIPIIFISALDDVFDKVTSFNLGGVDYLTKPFQIEEVVARLENQLTIQRQQRLLEQEIAKRKEAEEVLYQSRALLSSILNSSLDGIAAMQAVRDPRTGDIEDFRCLVVNPVIARAFGSKREDMIGKLALKKFLSRFEPELFTRFVEIVETGEPLKRDFYSPSGESSWYHFVAVKLGDGFAITIRDITARKQVEMALQDANHKLELLANLDGLTQVANRRCFNERLHREWSRLAREQQPLSLILFDVDKFKSYNDYYGHLAGDDCLIKIAQAVQQEVHRPADLVARYGGEEFVILLPNTDLAGGINVAANIQQIIHNLAIPHKQSNVNNIVTVSLGITSSIPTLEVRPDTLVAHADKALYQAKEYGRDRYFTNT, encoded by the coding sequence ATGAATGCTAACTCTGAAACAGAAAGTAAAGGTAACATTCTCCTAGTAGATGACATTCCCGACAATCTGCAACTTTTAAGCGATTTACTCCTCAAACTCGGCTACACTGTTCGCAGCGTCACCAGTGGCAGAATGGCACTAAAAACAGTCCAAGTGAAGCGACCAGATGTGATTCTTTTAGATATCAAGATGCCAGAAATGGATGGCTATCAAGTCTGCAAAGCTCTTAAAAAAGATGAAAGCTTACGCACAATTCCAATAATATTTATTAGTGCTTTAGATGATGTTTTTGACAAGGTGACTTCCTTTAATTTAGGTGGAGTTGATTACCTTACCAAACCTTTTCAGATTGAAGAAGTTGTAGCCCGTCTGGAAAATCAGTTAACCATCCAACGCCAGCAACGACTTTTGGAACAAGAAATTGCTAAACGCAAGGAAGCAGAGGAGGTACTTTATCAGTCCAGAGCATTACTATCTAGTATTTTGAATAGTTCCCTTGATGGCATTGCGGCAATGCAAGCCGTTCGTGACCCTAGAACAGGAGATATTGAAGATTTTCGTTGTTTAGTAGTCAACCCTGTAATTGCTAGAGCCTTTGGCAGTAAGCGTGAAGATATGATCGGCAAGTTAGCACTGAAGAAATTTCTCAGCCGTTTTGAGCCAGAACTATTTACTCGTTTTGTTGAAATTGTTGAGACGGGAGAACCTTTAAAACGGGATTTTTACTCTCCGTCAGGAGAGTCTTCTTGGTATCACTTTGTGGCAGTGAAGTTAGGAGATGGTTTTGCCATTACCATTCGGGATATCACGGCTCGAAAACAAGTCGAAATGGCTCTCCAAGATGCCAATCATAAACTAGAATTACTGGCGAATTTGGATGGCTTGACTCAAGTTGCTAACCGTCGTTGTTTTAACGAGCGTCTGCACAGGGAATGGTCGCGCTTGGCGCGAGAACAACAGCCACTTTCACTAATTTTGTTCGATGTTGATAAGTTCAAATCCTACAATGACTATTATGGTCATTTAGCAGGTGATGATTGTCTCATTAAGATAGCGCAAGCAGTACAGCAGGAAGTTCATCGTCCCGCCGATTTAGTGGCGCGTTACGGCGGCGAAGAATTTGTGATACTTCTCCCCAATACAGATTTAGCGGGAGGGATTAATGTAGCAGCAAACATTCAGCAAATAATTCACAATTTAGCGATTCCCCATAAACAATCTAATGTAAACAATATTGTCACAGTTAGTCTGGGTATCACTTCCTCGATCCCAACGTTAGAAGTTCGGCCCGATACGCTGGTTGCTCATGCAGACAAAGCCTTATATCAAGCGAAAGAATACGGGCGCGATCGCTATTTTACAAATACTTGA
- the ppk1 gene encoding polyphosphate kinase 1: MSKSKKTATKTPAEINLSDHQYYFNRELSWLEFNSRVLHEALDPRTPLLEQLKFMAIFSSNLDEYFMVRLAALKQQVEANVRQLSPDGRTPQEQLDVINKRLLPLVSQQHAYFEQTVRHKLAANGIHILDYIDLNQEQRTYLHRYFEEQVFPVLTPLAVDPSHPFPYLSNLSLNLAVVIKGPDDDEELFARVKVPKLLPRFVPLPADLQLQQKDQRTIWTGVPLEQVVAHNLESLFPGMNIQEYHPFRITRNADLAVEEDEADDLLQAIEQELRKRRFGGSVVRLEVQGSMPPVLRDMLVEELNLGEKDVYAVDGLLGLGDLMSFMALPVPELKDPSWNPVVPPRLRWLSDSNVKSSPSDADGEEDIFAVIRQRDLMLHHPYYSFSATVQRFITQAAFDPAVLAIKMTLYRTSGDSPIVNALISAAENGKQVAVLVELKARFDEENNINWARKLEQVGVHVVYGLVGLKTHTKIVMVVRREEDRIRRYVHIGTGNYNPKTARLYTDLGLLSCREDLGADLTDLFNFLTGYSRQHCYRKLLVAPVNMRDRFLALIRREGEHCKNGNTGRIVAKMNALVDPQIIAALYEASMVGVKIDLIVRGICCLRPGVEGVSDNIKVISIVGRYLEHSRIFYFQNGGEEEVYIGSADWMRRNLSRRVEAITPVEDSEIAKDLQEILGIMLADNRQAWDLQTDGHYIQRRPSPNSPEVSSQQILMEMALN, from the coding sequence ATGTCTAAGAGTAAAAAGACTGCTACCAAAACTCCTGCTGAAATCAATCTCAGCGACCACCAATACTACTTCAACCGAGAACTGAGCTGGTTAGAGTTTAACAGCCGGGTGCTGCACGAAGCCCTCGACCCGCGCACCCCTCTACTAGAACAGCTCAAGTTTATGGCTATTTTTAGCTCAAACTTAGACGAATACTTCATGGTGCGGTTAGCGGCCCTCAAGCAACAGGTAGAAGCAAACGTCCGCCAATTAAGCCCCGACGGCCGCACCCCTCAAGAACAATTAGACGTAATTAACAAAAGACTCTTACCGCTAGTTTCTCAACAACACGCCTATTTTGAGCAAACAGTGCGGCATAAATTAGCAGCTAACGGTATCCACATTCTCGATTACATCGACCTCAACCAAGAACAGCGGACATACCTGCACCGCTATTTTGAAGAACAAGTATTTCCCGTACTCACACCTCTAGCAGTTGACCCCAGCCATCCTTTCCCCTATCTTTCCAATCTCAGCCTCAATCTGGCAGTAGTAATTAAAGGCCCAGATGATGATGAAGAATTATTTGCCCGCGTCAAAGTCCCTAAACTTTTGCCTCGGTTTGTGCCTTTGCCAGCGGATTTACAATTGCAGCAAAAAGACCAACGGACAATCTGGACGGGAGTGCCATTAGAACAGGTGGTAGCCCATAATTTGGAGTCCCTATTTCCGGGGATGAACATTCAGGAATACCATCCTTTTCGGATTACTCGCAATGCTGATTTGGCAGTAGAAGAGGACGAAGCGGATGATTTGCTGCAAGCAATTGAACAGGAACTCCGTAAACGTCGGTTTGGGGGTTCTGTGGTGCGCCTCGAAGTTCAAGGGAGTATGCCCCCAGTGCTGCGAGATATGTTAGTTGAGGAGTTGAATTTAGGAGAGAAGGATGTTTATGCGGTAGATGGGTTGCTGGGTTTGGGTGATTTGATGTCTTTTATGGCATTGCCAGTACCGGAACTCAAAGATCCCTCTTGGAATCCTGTGGTTCCGCCTCGCCTGCGATGGTTAAGTGACTCGAATGTGAAGTCTAGCCCATCGGATGCTGATGGGGAAGAAGATATTTTTGCGGTGATTCGTCAGCGAGATTTGATGTTGCACCACCCTTATTATTCTTTTTCGGCTACGGTGCAGCGGTTTATTACACAGGCGGCTTTCGATCCTGCGGTGTTGGCAATTAAGATGACTCTTTACCGGACTTCTGGGGATTCACCGATTGTTAATGCTTTGATTTCGGCGGCGGAAAATGGCAAGCAGGTGGCTGTTTTGGTGGAGTTAAAAGCTCGATTTGATGAGGAGAATAATATTAATTGGGCTCGGAAGTTGGAACAGGTGGGGGTTCATGTTGTTTATGGTTTGGTTGGGTTGAAGACGCATACTAAGATTGTGATGGTGGTGCGCCGGGAGGAAGATAGAATTCGCCGTTATGTACATATTGGCACTGGCAATTACAATCCGAAAACTGCCCGACTTTATACGGATTTGGGACTATTAAGTTGTCGGGAGGATTTGGGGGCGGATTTGACAGATCTGTTTAATTTTTTGACTGGCTATTCGCGTCAGCATTGTTACCGGAAGTTGTTGGTTGCACCGGTGAATATGCGCGATCGCTTTTTGGCGCTGATCCGCCGGGAGGGGGAACACTGTAAAAATGGTAATACGGGCAGGATTGTGGCGAAGATGAATGCTTTGGTCGATCCCCAGATTATTGCGGCGCTTTATGAAGCTTCGATGGTGGGGGTGAAAATTGATTTAATTGTGCGTGGCATTTGTTGTTTGCGCCCCGGAGTGGAGGGAGTTAGCGACAATATTAAGGTGATTAGTATTGTGGGCCGCTATCTGGAACACTCGCGGATTTTTTACTTCCAAAATGGGGGTGAGGAGGAGGTTTATATTGGTTCTGCTGATTGGATGCGGCGTAATCTTAGCCGTCGAGTTGAGGCGATTACTCCCGTTGAAGACTCGGAAATTGCTAAGGATTTACAGGAAATTCTGGGGATTATGTTAGCAGATAATCGTCAAGCTTGGGATTTGCAGACTGATGGTCATTATATTCAGCGTCGGCCTTCTCCTAATAGTCCTGAAGTCAGTTCTCAGCAAATTTTGATGGAAATGGCTTTGAATTAG
- the sodB gene encoding superoxide dismutase [Fe], which produces MAFELPPLPYPDNALESGNMSAKTFSFHHDKHHAAYVTNLNKLIEGTELADKSLEEIVSASFKDSSKAGIFNNAAQVWNHTFFWSCLKPGGGGVPTGALADKITADFGSFDKFKEEFKNAAATQFGSGWAWLVLDNGTLKVTKTANAENPLVHGQTPLLTLDVWEHAYYLDFQNRRPDFIANFLDNLANWDFAAENLAKAA; this is translated from the coding sequence ATGGCATTTGAACTTCCCCCCTTACCTTACCCCGACAACGCCCTAGAGTCAGGCAATATGTCGGCGAAAACCTTCTCATTCCATCACGACAAGCACCACGCGGCTTACGTGACCAATCTAAACAAACTGATTGAAGGCACAGAATTAGCCGATAAATCACTCGAAGAAATCGTGAGCGCATCGTTCAAAGATTCGTCCAAAGCGGGCATTTTTAACAACGCCGCCCAAGTGTGGAACCACACCTTTTTCTGGAGTTGCCTGAAACCAGGTGGCGGTGGAGTTCCCACAGGCGCACTAGCTGACAAAATCACCGCTGACTTCGGCAGTTTCGACAAATTCAAAGAAGAATTTAAGAACGCTGCTGCTACTCAATTTGGTAGCGGTTGGGCATGGCTAGTTTTAGATAATGGCACTCTCAAAGTGACCAAAACTGCTAATGCAGAAAACCCGTTAGTTCACGGTCAAACTCCGTTGCTAACTTTGGATGTATGGGAACACGCTTACTATCTGGACTTCCAGAACCGCCGCCCAGACTTTATTGCCAACTTCCTAGACAATTTAGCTAACTGGGATTTCGCAGCAGAAAATCTAGCGAAAGCTGCTTAG
- a CDS encoding hybrid sensor histidine kinase/response regulator, with product MELQRLREEQQLILNQVDNAIALFDSSQCLVLFNKKLAKTWGFSPEWLATKPSWDVFFAEIVNRNYWSSKQWQEFKQAFQQTQSESVSFYCEQANGDCLEIYTTLTPNGGRLFNFRDVTIYQRSQASLNAEVSRLRFLLGLNERLQNSDSVKEIGQFALSYLVEAMNAAFGDVKVISGESLTREARVLTNKISAQFIATYGEPAIAQMQAIIDRGIPYGEGMLWQVVETGKPIFVEDYVAQPNAVKAFRHPAIGQLGIFPIPATNGPIIGVLTLESRNLQQLQDAPQKDMLLAACRTLGVAIERAESQERLRQINEELERSSQLKSEFLASMSHELRTPLNSILGFSDLLLRQISGPLSDRQVNHVGLIEKSGQHLLHLINDILDLSKIEAGKAELDLQTVYMQEICTDCLKMIHPRADKKRIALSLELDYRLTKVLVDERRVRQIIINLLSNAIKFTPEAGQVKLSGRLAYGSEIEDDYRPDCSPVNASTPYLCLEVKDSGIGIPSERWHLLFRPFQQVDSSLTRRHEGTGLGLALTKRLAELHGGTVSFQSIYGCGSTFRVWLPLTEMRSELSTPSSDIRSLSAAIPKSESIGNKRVLVVEDQLFNQMLISELLELEGYKVELIGDGKTMQQAIASSLATLETLPHLILMDIQLPDIDGFELMHQLKTHKLWRSVPVIAVTALAMPGDRDRCLAAGASAYLSKPLDLNSAIATIQSLIGC from the coding sequence ATGGAATTGCAACGGTTGAGGGAAGAGCAACAACTGATCCTTAACCAAGTAGACAATGCGATCGCACTCTTTGACTCTTCCCAATGTCTAGTTCTCTTCAACAAGAAACTAGCTAAAACTTGGGGGTTTTCTCCAGAGTGGCTGGCAACAAAACCCTCTTGGGATGTCTTTTTTGCCGAAATTGTCAACCGAAACTACTGGTCTAGCAAACAGTGGCAGGAGTTCAAACAAGCTTTCCAACAAACTCAATCTGAGAGTGTATCTTTCTACTGCGAACAGGCAAATGGCGACTGTTTGGAAATTTACACTACACTGACACCTAACGGCGGACGGCTATTTAACTTTCGAGATGTTACCATCTACCAACGTTCTCAAGCTAGTTTAAATGCAGAAGTAAGTCGGCTGAGATTTCTCTTAGGTCTTAACGAACGTCTGCAAAACTCTGATAGTGTCAAGGAAATAGGGCAATTTGCTCTTAGTTACTTAGTGGAGGCAATGAATGCAGCCTTCGGAGATGTAAAAGTAATTAGCGGTGAAAGTCTGACTAGGGAAGCGAGAGTTCTAACCAACAAGATTTCTGCTCAATTTATTGCGACTTACGGCGAACCAGCAATAGCCCAAATGCAAGCAATCATCGATCGGGGTATCCCCTATGGTGAAGGGATGCTCTGGCAAGTAGTGGAAACGGGTAAACCGATATTTGTTGAAGATTATGTTGCTCAACCCAACGCTGTAAAAGCATTTCGCCATCCAGCTATCGGTCAACTGGGGATATTTCCGATTCCTGCTACTAATGGCCCAATTATCGGGGTTTTAACTTTGGAGTCGCGCAATTTGCAACAACTGCAAGATGCGCCTCAGAAAGATATGCTGCTGGCGGCTTGTCGTACTTTGGGAGTGGCAATCGAAAGGGCTGAGTCTCAAGAACGACTACGACAAATTAATGAGGAATTAGAGCGTTCTTCGCAGTTGAAGTCAGAGTTTTTAGCATCAATGTCCCATGAATTACGAACGCCGCTGAATAGCATTTTAGGGTTTTCTGACTTGCTGCTACGGCAAATTTCTGGCCCGCTGAGCGATCGCCAAGTCAATCATGTGGGTCTGATTGAAAAAAGCGGTCAACATCTATTGCACCTGATCAATGATATTCTCGACCTCTCTAAAATCGAAGCAGGCAAAGCAGAGCTAGATTTACAGACTGTCTATATGCAGGAAATCTGTACTGACTGTCTAAAAATGATTCATCCTCGCGCTGATAAAAAGCGAATTGCTTTGTCTTTAGAATTGGATTACCGCCTGACGAAGGTACTGGTCGATGAACGACGGGTGCGGCAGATAATTATCAATTTACTATCGAATGCGATCAAATTTACCCCGGAGGCGGGTCAAGTTAAACTGAGCGGACGCTTAGCTTACGGCAGCGAGATTGAAGACGATTATCGGCCGGATTGTTCGCCTGTGAATGCGAGTACGCCTTACTTATGTTTAGAGGTGAAAGACTCCGGTATTGGCATCCCTTCAGAGCGTTGGCATCTACTATTTCGCCCTTTCCAGCAAGTAGATTCTTCCTTAACGCGTCGCCATGAGGGCACGGGTTTGGGTCTGGCGCTGACAAAGCGGCTGGCGGAACTGCATGGTGGGACGGTTTCGTTTCAATCTATTTATGGATGTGGTAGCACTTTCCGGGTTTGGCTGCCTTTGACAGAGATGCGATCGGAGCTTTCTACGCCTAGTTCGGATATTCGATCGCTTTCTGCGGCTATTCCTAAATCCGAATCTATTGGTAACAAGCGAGTTTTGGTTGTGGAGGATCAGCTTTTTAACCAAATGCTAATTTCTGAATTGTTAGAGTTGGAGGGGTACAAAGTGGAGTTGATCGGCGACGGTAAGACGATGCAGCAGGCGATCGCGTCATCTCTGGCAACGCTGGAAACCCTGCCCCATTTGATTTTGATGGATATTCAACTGCCAGACATTGATGGGTTTGAGTTGATGCACCAACTCAAGACTCACAAGTTATGGCGATCGGTGCCGGTGATTGCGGTGACTGCCTTGGCGATGCCGGGAGATCGCGATCGCTGTTTGGCTGCGGGTGCGTCTGCTTATTTAAGTAAGCCTTTGGATCTCAATTCTGCGATCGCAACTATTCAGTCTTTAATCGGTTGTTGA